Proteins from a genomic interval of Pseudoruegeria sp. SHC-113:
- the speB gene encoding agmatinase → MTQHGYDSGRLNLPFTGITTFARSPYVEDWASIDADAAILGAPFDGGTQYRPGARFGPRAVREASTLFTFGHAGAYDHEDDVTYLGKDVGLVDIGDADIVHTDTLASHRNIESGVRAILEAGALPVVIGGDHSVNIPAINAFDNVSDIHILQIDAHLDFVDERHGVRYGHGNPMRRAAEKPYVSGLTQVGIRNVSSTAKEGYDAARGIGSDILSVRQARKLGARGVIERIPAGALVYVTLDIDAFCPSIAPGTGTPSHGGFLYYEVLEMLQALSQRNEVVGLDLVEVAPAYDPAGVTSILAAQVLMNTLGFIFHARMAGG, encoded by the coding sequence ATGACACAGCATGGCTACGACAGCGGGCGGCTCAACCTGCCCTTCACCGGGATCACCACCTTCGCACGTTCGCCTTACGTGGAGGATTGGGCCAGCATCGACGCCGATGCCGCCATCCTTGGCGCGCCGTTTGATGGCGGCACGCAATACCGCCCCGGCGCGCGCTTCGGCCCGCGCGCGGTACGGGAGGCTTCGACGCTCTTCACCTTCGGCCACGCCGGGGCCTATGACCATGAGGATGACGTCACCTACCTCGGCAAGGACGTGGGGCTGGTGGACATCGGCGATGCCGACATCGTGCACACCGACACGCTCGCAAGCCATCGCAACATCGAGTCCGGCGTGCGCGCGATCCTTGAGGCGGGCGCGTTGCCGGTGGTGATCGGCGGCGATCATTCGGTCAACATCCCGGCGATTAACGCTTTTGATAATGTCAGCGATATCCATATCTTGCAGATCGACGCTCATCTAGATTTCGTCGATGAACGCCACGGGGTGCGCTATGGCCACGGCAATCCGATGCGGCGCGCGGCAGAGAAGCCCTATGTGAGCGGGCTGACGCAGGTGGGTATCCGCAATGTCTCCTCCACCGCGAAGGAAGGCTATGACGCCGCGCGGGGGATCGGCAGCGATATTCTCTCGGTGCGGCAGGCGCGCAAGCTGGGCGCGCGCGGCGTGATCGAGCGCATTCCGGCCGGAGCCCTCGTCTATGTGACTCTCGACATCGACGCCTTCTGTCCCTCCATCGCGCCCGGCACCGGCACGCCGAGCCATGGCGGCTTTCTCTATTACGAGGTGCTGGAAATGCTGCAGGCCCTGAGCCAGCGCAACGAGGTGGTGGGGCTCGATCTGGTGGAGGTCGCCCCGGCCTATGATCCGGCAGGGGTCACGTCGATCCTCGCCGCGCAGGTGCTGATGAACACGTTGGGCTTTATCTTCCACGCCCGCATGGCCGGGGGCTGA
- a CDS encoding TRAP transporter small permease subunit, with protein sequence MAGSATVLQDGSTLSRLDGHLYKLETFFALLSGLAVFALMILAVVSVGGRNFFNAPLPGYVDWIEQAMPLIAFMGVAYTQRNGGHIRMDILVSKLKGRALWAAEFTTTFLILVLMVLIVWGSFAHFQRSFDLAAPMWSRDSSMDIALPLWPAKLLAPVAFSVLCARLVLQLWGYAKAFAQNAETPVAVPLIQSAAEQAAAEADHVTGGAD encoded by the coding sequence ATGGCCGGAAGCGCCACGGTCCTGCAGGACGGCAGCACGCTCAGCCGTCTTGACGGGCATCTGTACAAACTCGAAACCTTCTTCGCGCTTCTGAGCGGCCTTGCCGTTTTCGCGCTGATGATCCTTGCCGTCGTTTCTGTCGGCGGGCGGAATTTCTTCAACGCGCCCCTGCCCGGTTACGTGGATTGGATCGAACAGGCCATGCCGCTGATCGCTTTCATGGGCGTGGCCTATACCCAGCGCAACGGCGGCCATATCCGCATGGACATCCTCGTGAGCAAGCTCAAGGGCCGTGCGCTCTGGGCGGCAGAGTTTACCACCACATTTCTGATCCTCGTGCTGATGGTGCTGATCGTCTGGGGCAGCTTCGCCCACTTCCAGCGCAGCTTCGATCTCGCCGCGCCGATGTGGAGCCGCGACAGCTCGATGGACATCGCCCTGCCGCTCTGGCCCGCCAAACTGCTCGCGCCGGTGGCCTTCTCGGTGCTCTGCGCGCGGCTGGTGCTCCAGCTTTGGGGCTATGCCAAGGCCTTTGCCCAAAACGCCGAAACGCCTGTGGCCGTGCCGCTGATCCAATCGGCTGCCGAACAAGCCGCGGCGGAAGCCGACCATGTGACCGGGGGGGCAGACTGA
- a CDS encoding sigma-54-dependent transcriptional regulator, translated as MSTERLKALVVDDDRNMRESLVELLESAGWQAEGLSSARHVAEALSRATPDAIVSDVRMPGMSGLELLDSVTAQGGPPVILISAHGDIPMAVEAIQAGAYTFLEKPFDPRRLLSALSHAAEQRRLKLGTARLKARLARLSGLDRILLGQSPAMIALRDMVQDLAETPTTVLLHGETGTGKDLVAHALHDLSPRSDAPFMALSCATLPADHFEATLFGRAGQPGLLARAHGGTLFLDEVAACPPDAQSKLLRVIETREFRTLDDPTPSHVDFRLLSATNEDLDAAVHEGRFRGDLLYRINTMVLRLPALRERAEDIALLFAHFTALYAAQFEAEPPELAPADMAALLAHGWPGNVRELRNVAERFVLALRRGPVSLSEVISAQGSALPAAPSTLREAVAAFERELIAKALKAHAGRMDDVAEALGIGRRTLNEKIVKLGLNKDAVLVENG; from the coding sequence ATGAGTACGGAGCGGCTGAAGGCCCTCGTGGTGGATGATGACCGCAACATGCGGGAATCCCTCGTGGAATTGCTGGAAAGCGCAGGCTGGCAGGCCGAGGGGCTCTCCTCGGCGCGCCATGTGGCCGAGGCGCTTTCGCGCGCCACGCCCGATGCCATCGTTTCGGATGTGCGCATGCCCGGCATGAGCGGGCTGGAGCTTCTGGACAGCGTCACCGCCCAAGGCGGCCCGCCGGTGATCTTGATCTCGGCCCATGGCGATATTCCGATGGCGGTGGAGGCCATTCAGGCCGGGGCCTATACGTTTCTGGAAAAGCCCTTTGACCCGCGTCGTCTGCTCTCGGCCCTATCGCACGCGGCAGAGCAGCGGCGGCTCAAGCTCGGCACCGCGCGGCTGAAGGCCCGGCTCGCGCGGCTCTCGGGGCTGGACCGCATCCTGCTTGGCCAATCCCCCGCCATGATCGCCCTGCGTGACATGGTGCAGGATCTGGCCGAGACGCCCACCACCGTGCTGCTGCATGGCGAGACCGGCACCGGCAAGGATCTGGTGGCCCATGCGCTGCATGATCTTTCGCCGCGCTCGGATGCCCCTTTCATGGCGCTCTCCTGCGCCACGCTGCCGGCGGATCATTTCGAGGCCACGCTCTTTGGCCGCGCCGGCCAGCCCGGCCTTCTGGCGCGGGCCCATGGTGGCACGCTGTTTCTGGACGAGGTGGCCGCCTGCCCGCCGGATGCGCAGTCCAAACTGCTGCGCGTGATCGAGACTCGTGAATTCCGCACTCTGGACGATCCCACGCCGAGCCACGTGGATTTCCGCCTGCTTTCGGCCACCAATGAGGATCTCGATGCGGCCGTTCACGAGGGGCGCTTCCGGGGCGATCTGCTCTATCGCATCAACACGATGGTGCTGCGCCTGCCTGCCCTGCGCGAGCGCGCGGAAGACATCGCACTTCTGTTTGCCCATTTCACTGCGCTCTATGCTGCGCAGTTTGAGGCTGAACCGCCGGAGCTTGCCCCCGCCGACATGGCCGCTCTTCTGGCCCACGGCTGGCCCGGAAATGTGCGCGAGCTGCGCAATGTGGCGGAGCGTTTCGTGCTCGCGCTCAGGCGCGGGCCCGTAAGCCTGTCCGAGGTGATCTCGGCGCAAGGCAGCGCCCTGCCCGCCGCGCCCAGCACCCTGCGCGAAGCAGTGGCGGCCTTTGAGCGAGAACTGATCGCCAAGGCGCTGAAAGCCCATGCCGGGCGAATGGATGACGTTGCCGAAGCGCTGGGGATCGGGCGGCGGACGCTGAACGAGAAGATCGTGAAGCTGGGGCTGAACAAGGACGCAGTGCTGGTGGAGAACGGGTAG
- a CDS encoding cache domain-containing protein, translated as MREAKAHRSLRPLAFLLAGLLVLALVFFGAARILKANEQARAAARLSLYHTTLSEALGRYSHLPFLLARDPFVQRGTAGIGLAALNRRLAEFAERTDLEAIYVMDPNGLTIAASNYAEPVTFIGKSYAFRPYFTEARAGGAGEFFAIGVTTGRPGYFLTEPVRNEAGDITGVIAIKVDIAPLARLWADGGETLFVSNPDGVVILASNPDWQYRTLAPLPESRRAEIANARQFAGEPLAPLGWQAVGADVARLDGVRYLQSAAPLGTLDWRLNYLAPERAIWAGAFVASGAAAVLLLIVTALALYWRARRIRTALEASQADRRILRATNAALEHEIEERRAAEVRAAKAQAELAQASKMAALGQLSASVTHELGQPLSAMRNFLVAAEFGASEKETRLLCRLASLVARMEAITRELRFFARPGKDALADVALRDVAQGALEMVEADAKLAGVRLVIAEAHKGLTVRGDRLRLEQVLVNLLRNALAANGETGGTLITITLDRADAQASVAVADQGPGLGGTPLAQLQEPFHTTRASGEGMGLGLAISTAILKEHDGWLRAEDGAQGGAVFSFGMPVADAKGLAA; from the coding sequence ATGCGCGAGGCCAAGGCGCACCGAAGCTTGCGCCCGCTTGCCTTCCTGCTGGCCGGGCTTCTGGTGCTGGCGCTTGTCTTCTTTGGCGCGGCGCGGATCCTGAAAGCCAATGAGCAGGCCCGCGCCGCCGCGCGGCTGTCGCTCTATCACACCACGCTCTCGGAGGCGCTGGGGCGCTACAGCCACCTGCCCTTCTTGCTCGCCCGTGATCCTTTCGTGCAGCGCGGCACCGCCGGGATCGGCCTTGCAGCGCTGAACCGGCGGCTGGCAGAATTTGCCGAGCGCACCGATCTGGAGGCGATCTACGTGATGGATCCGAACGGGCTCACCATCGCGGCGTCCAACTACGCCGAACCCGTCACTTTCATCGGCAAAAGCTACGCCTTTCGCCCCTATTTCACCGAGGCCCGCGCGGGCGGCGCAGGCGAGTTCTTCGCCATCGGCGTCACCACGGGGCGGCCCGGTTATTTCCTCACCGAGCCCGTGCGCAACGAGGCGGGCGACATCACCGGCGTGATTGCCATCAAGGTCGACATCGCGCCGCTGGCCCGGCTCTGGGCCGATGGCGGAGAGACGCTCTTTGTCTCCAACCCCGACGGCGTGGTGATCCTCGCCTCCAACCCTGACTGGCAATACCGCACGCTGGCCCCCCTGCCCGAGTCCCGCCGCGCCGAGATCGCCAATGCGCGGCAATTCGCGGGCGAGCCGCTCGCGCCGCTGGGCTGGCAGGCCGTGGGCGCGGATGTGGCGCGGCTCGACGGGGTGCGCTACCTGCAGTCTGCCGCCCCGCTGGGCACGCTCGACTGGCGGCTAAACTACCTCGCGCCGGAGCGCGCGATCTGGGCCGGGGCCTTCGTGGCCTCCGGCGCGGCTGCTGTGCTCCTGCTGATCGTCACCGCGCTGGCGCTTTACTGGCGCGCGCGGCGCATTCGCACCGCGCTTGAGGCCTCGCAAGCCGACCGGCGCATCCTGCGCGCCACCAATGCCGCCTTGGAGCATGAAATCGAGGAACGCCGCGCCGCCGAAGTGCGCGCCGCCAAGGCGCAGGCCGAACTGGCACAAGCCTCCAAGATGGCCGCGCTGGGCCAGCTTTCGGCCTCCGTGACCCATGAGTTGGGCCAGCCGCTCTCCGCGATGCGCAATTTCCTCGTGGCGGCCGAGTTTGGCGCAAGCGAGAAGGAAACCCGCCTGCTGTGCCGGCTCGCTAGCCTCGTGGCGCGAATGGAAGCCATCACCCGCGAGTTGCGCTTCTTCGCCCGCCCCGGCAAGGATGCGCTGGCGGATGTGGCCTTGCGCGACGTGGCACAAGGCGCGCTCGAGATGGTGGAGGCCGATGCCAAGCTCGCCGGCGTGCGGCTTGTGATAGCTGAGGCCCACAAAGGGCTCACCGTGCGCGGCGACAGGCTGCGGCTGGAACAGGTGCTGGTGAACCTCCTGCGCAATGCGCTTGCGGCCAATGGCGAAACCGGCGGCACGCTGATCACGATCACGCTGGATCGCGCGGATGCGCAAGCCAGCGTTGCGGTGGCCGATCAGGGCCCCGGCCTTGGTGGAACGCCGCTTGCGCAGCTGCAGGAGCCCTTCCACACCACCCGCGCTTCCGGCGAGGGCATGGGGCTTGGGCTTGCCATTTCCACCGCGATCCTGAAAGAGCACGACGGCTGGCTGCGCGCCGAGGATGGTGCGCAAGGCGGGGCGGTGTTCAGCTTTGGCATGCCCGTGGCGGATGCGAAAGGATTGGCGGCATGA
- a CDS encoding RsmB/NOP family class I SAM-dependent RNA methyltransferase, whose product MTPAARIAAAIGILDQVLDGVPAEKALTGWARGSRFAGSKDRAAVRDHVFDALRCKRSFAWLGGAMSGRGLLIGALRSADQPLEEVFTGEGHAPAPLTGGEAARLPDRADLPESEARDLPDWVWPRFEAAHGKTAAPIAEALRHRAPVFLRVNIARQSVEKAQEALLSEGVETRSHPLSPTALEVTENARRVQASKAYQSGGVELQDAGSQALVDALPLPDGGRVLDFCAGGGGKSLAMAARCKAQYTAHDVSTARMRDLPARAARAGVQIGTATRQALSESAPFDLVLADAPCSGTGAWRRSPDAKWRFFENDLQALLEVQAGILLDCAQLVKPGGTLAYATCSLLAEENAEQVARFCKAQPDWQLENSLSLTPLEGGDGFFLAVLRRK is encoded by the coding sequence ATGACGCCCGCCGCCCGCATCGCCGCCGCCATCGGGATCCTCGATCAGGTTCTCGATGGTGTGCCGGCTGAAAAAGCGCTCACCGGCTGGGCGCGTGGCAGCCGCTTTGCCGGCTCCAAGGATCGCGCCGCCGTGCGCGATCACGTCTTTGACGCGCTGCGCTGCAAACGCTCCTTCGCCTGGCTCGGCGGAGCGATGAGCGGGCGCGGGCTGCTGATCGGGGCGTTGCGCAGCGCCGATCAGCCTTTGGAGGAGGTGTTTACCGGCGAAGGCCACGCCCCCGCGCCGCTCACGGGCGGCGAAGCTGCGCGGCTACCGGATCGAGCGGATCTGCCCGAAAGCGAAGCACGCGATCTTCCGGATTGGGTTTGGCCCCGCTTTGAGGCCGCCCACGGGAAGACGGCCGCGCCGATTGCCGAAGCCCTTCGCCACCGCGCGCCGGTGTTTCTGCGCGTGAATATCGCGCGGCAGAGCGTTGAAAAGGCTCAGGAAGCCTTGCTTTCGGAAGGGGTCGAGACCCGCAGCCACCCGCTGTCCCCGACGGCGCTTGAGGTGACGGAGAACGCCCGCCGTGTGCAGGCGAGCAAAGCCTATCAAAGCGGCGGGGTGGAGTTGCAGGATGCCGGCTCTCAGGCGCTGGTGGACGCGCTGCCTTTGCCGGACGGCGGGCGCGTGCTGGATTTCTGCGCTGGCGGCGGCGGCAAGAGCCTCGCCATGGCGGCGCGCTGCAAGGCGCAATACACGGCGCATGATGTGAGTACCGCGCGTATGAGGGATCTGCCCGCGCGCGCGGCGCGTGCGGGCGTTCAGATTGGCACCGCCACGCGGCAGGCGCTTTCAGAGTCTGCGCCATTCGATCTGGTTCTGGCGGATGCGCCCTGCAGTGGCACAGGCGCATGGCGGCGGTCGCCCGATGCGAAATGGCGCTTTTTCGAGAATGACTTACAGGCGCTTCTTGAAGTGCAGGCCGGTATCTTGCTGGACTGCGCGCAACTCGTGAAGCCCGGCGGCACGCTGGCCTATGCCACCTGCTCGCTGCTGGCCGAGGAAAACGCCGAACAGGTGGCGCGATTCTGCAAGGCGCAGCCGGACTGGCAGCTTGAAAACAGCCTGAGCCTCACCCCGCTTGAAGGGGGCGACGGCTTCTTTCTGGCGGTGCTGCGCCGCAAATAA
- the guaB gene encoding IMP dehydrogenase, whose protein sequence is MEIREALTFDDVLLVPAASNVLPNTADTSTHVTKSIRLNIPLLSSAMDTVTEAKMAIAMAQAGGMGVIHRNLDIEAQAQEVRRVKRFESGIVYNPITLTADQTLADAKALQERYRVTGFPVVDGAGRVVGIVTNRDMRFASDDKTPVSVMMTSKDLALLQEPADLDEAKSLMKARRIEKLLVTDGAGKLTGLLTLRDTEQAVLNPIATKDHLGRLRVAAASTVGDAGFERTQALIDAGVDMVVIDTAHGHSEGVAKAVERAKGLSNEVQIVAGNVATAEATRALIGAGADAVKVGIGPGSICTTRMVAGVGVPQLTAIMDSAAGARDSGTPIIADGGIKFSGDFAKAIAAGASCAMVGSMIAGTDESPGEVILYQGRSFKSYRGMGSLGAMARGSADRYFQKDAASDKLVPEGIEGQVPYKGSAGAVIHQLVGGLRAAMGYTGCATVEEMRSNCQFVRITGAGLKESHVHDVQITRESPNYRIG, encoded by the coding sequence ATGGAGATTCGCGAGGCACTCACCTTCGATGATGTCCTGCTTGTCCCGGCCGCGTCCAACGTGCTGCCGAATACGGCCGACACCTCGACTCATGTGACCAAGTCGATCCGCCTGAACATCCCGCTGCTGTCCTCTGCAATGGACACCGTGACGGAGGCCAAGATGGCCATCGCCATGGCACAGGCCGGCGGCATGGGGGTGATCCACCGCAACCTTGATATTGAGGCGCAGGCGCAAGAAGTGCGCCGGGTGAAACGCTTCGAAAGCGGGATTGTCTACAACCCGATCACGCTCACCGCCGATCAGACGCTCGCCGATGCGAAAGCCCTGCAGGAGCGCTACCGCGTGACGGGCTTCCCGGTGGTGGATGGCGCGGGCCGCGTTGTGGGCATCGTGACGAACCGCGACATGCGCTTTGCCTCGGACGACAAGACGCCGGTGTCGGTGATGATGACTTCCAAGGATCTGGCGCTGCTGCAAGAGCCCGCGGATCTGGATGAGGCCAAAAGCCTGATGAAGGCGCGCCGCATCGAAAAACTGCTGGTGACCGATGGCGCAGGCAAGCTCACCGGGCTGCTGACGCTGCGCGACACCGAACAGGCCGTGCTGAACCCGATTGCCACGAAGGATCACCTTGGCCGCCTACGCGTGGCGGCGGCCTCTACGGTGGGCGATGCGGGCTTTGAGCGCACGCAGGCGCTGATCGATGCGGGCGTGGACATGGTGGTGATCGACACCGCCCATGGCCATTCCGAGGGCGTCGCCAAGGCCGTGGAACGTGCCAAGGGGCTTTCTAATGAGGTGCAGATCGTGGCCGGCAACGTGGCCACGGCAGAAGCCACCCGCGCACTGATCGGCGCGGGCGCGGATGCGGTGAAGGTCGGCATCGGGCCGGGCTCCATCTGCACCACGCGCATGGTGGCCGGCGTGGGCGTGCCCCAGCTGACGGCAATCATGGATTCGGCCGCAGGCGCGCGCGACAGCGGCACGCCGATCATCGCAGATGGTGGCATCAAGTTCTCCGGCGATTTCGCCAAGGCCATCGCGGCGGGCGCTTCCTGCGCCATGGTCGGCTCGATGATTGCGGGCACCGATGAGAGCCCCGGAGAAGTCATTCTGTATCAAGGCCGTAGCTTCAAAAGCTACCGTGGCATGGGCTCGCTCGGCGCGATGGCGCGCGGCTCGGCGGACCGCTACTTCCAAAAGGATGCGGCCAGCGACAAGCTGGTGCCGGAAGGCATCGAGGGCCAGGTGCCCTACAAGGGCAGCGCGGGCGCTGTGATCCACCAGCTCGTCGGCGGCTTGCGCGCCGCAATGGGCTACACGGGCTGTGCCACGGTCGAGGAGATGCGCAGCAACTGCCAGTTCGTGCGCATCACCGGCGCAGGGCTGAAAGAAAGCCACGTCCATGACGTGCAGATCACCCGCGAAAGCCCCAACTACCGCATCGGCTAG
- a CDS encoding C4-dicarboxylate TRAP transporter substrate-binding protein, whose translation MNKFLGQAAIAALAVSFAGEAMATEWNVSVWGKRRAFTEHVEKLAELVSEKTGGEFTMNISYGGLSKNTENLDGISIGAFEMAQFCAGYHRDKNPSITVLELPFLGVSSLEEERKISQALYAHPAAQADLARWNATLLMPSPLPQYNLVGVGDAPATLADFNGMAMRATGGIGQAMEKVGGVPTSMSATEVRQALDSGVVTAVSFAPHAHMSFGTIESGKWWTTNLNPGTVNCPVVVNTDALNALTDAEREALLSSVDEALDHYITYYNEQTMAKWGPALQERGITEVTFSDEELAAFREAAAGPVAMAWVEENNARGLPAQELLDFVTGMIGQ comes from the coding sequence ATGAATAAATTCCTTGGCCAAGCTGCCATCGCTGCCCTTGCCGTGTCCTTCGCCGGTGAGGCCATGGCCACCGAGTGGAATGTCTCCGTCTGGGGCAAGCGCCGCGCGTTCACCGAGCACGTGGAGAAACTGGCCGAACTCGTAAGCGAGAAGACCGGTGGCGAGTTCACCATGAACATCTCCTACGGCGGGCTCTCCAAGAACACCGAGAACCTTGACGGCATCTCCATCGGCGCCTTCGAGATGGCTCAGTTCTGCGCCGGCTACCACCGCGACAAGAACCCGTCCATCACCGTGCTGGAACTGCCCTTCCTTGGCGTTTCCAGCCTCGAGGAAGAGCGCAAGATCAGCCAGGCGCTATATGCCCACCCGGCCGCACAGGCCGATCTGGCCCGCTGGAACGCCACGCTGCTGATGCCCTCGCCGCTGCCGCAGTACAACCTCGTGGGTGTGGGCGATGCGCCCGCCACGCTCGCCGACTTCAACGGCATGGCCATGCGCGCCACCGGCGGCATCGGTCAGGCGATGGAAAAGGTCGGCGGTGTTCCGACGTCCATGTCCGCCACCGAAGTGCGTCAGGCACTGGACAGCGGCGTTGTGACGGCCGTCTCCTTCGCTCCGCACGCGCATATGTCCTTCGGCACCATCGAAAGCGGCAAGTGGTGGACGACGAACCTGAACCCCGGCACTGTGAACTGCCCGGTTGTGGTGAACACCGACGCCCTGAACGCGCTGACGGATGCGGAGCGTGAAGCGCTGCTCTCCAGCGTGGACGAGGCTCTGGATCACTACATCACCTATTACAACGAGCAGACCATGGCCAAATGGGGCCCGGCGCTGCAGGAGCGTGGCATCACCGAAGTCACCTTCTCCGATGAAGAACTCGCCGCTTTCCGCGAGGCCGCCGCTGGCCCCGTGGCCATGGCATGGGTTGAGGAAAACAATGCCCGCGGTCTGCCTGCGCAGGAGCTTCTCGACTTCGTCACCGGCATGATCGGCCAATAA
- a CDS encoding ATP-binding protein translates to MSDSANPPQQVSHQPVPAAPPAALKGARVSVLLVLAALFVVAAWQAPAGQLRVPLAAIGLSMLGAVLVVLISSLRQSRQQKSQLAIIAAFIEHDAAPSFVTDVDGAVRHGNAAAQALYPLALGKPLSSIFRAVFARPEHVMQALHKKAQAEGSAREDVVTRKGHMRLMVHRLAEEGFLWRFEDVFATHANGQGTDGIALPMLMASGKGTILFMNEAMRRIVGRRVRGLSELLDADAAEASGRCRIHGQDGPLWVDVLRIEGAGNRQEVYFLPPGDTAPEGEPLRSVDVELLPVAALLLDAQGNVAHMNRRARALLPQSLRAKPALEDLLKGVVRPMADWVATASRPSERQKAELLKIANVPEERFVHATIAAAEREGLRLIVLNDATELKTLEAQFVQSQKMQAIGQLAGGVAHDFNNLLTAISGHCDLLLLKHAKDDPDYADLEQIAQNANRAASLVGQLLAFSRKQKMRLEKVDLRACLSDLTHLLNRLVGEKVRLSFNHDPDVGLVKADVRQIEQVMMNLVVNARDAMPDGGTIAIETTSRTIRAPLQKGRAEIPPGNYSIIRVIDSGTGIPAENLDKVFEPFFTSKATGEGTGLGLSTVYGIIKQSGGFVFAESAPGQGACFSIYLPSVDPELETEIAPAMAEVREKAASPVEQGVVLLVEDEEPVRAFASRALRLRGYTVLEAEDAESAKRILADEALKVDVFVSDVIMPGQNGPAWVREALVKRPGVKVVFVSGYAEAELSEVDEQIPNSVFLPKPFSLNDLTATVHRQLH, encoded by the coding sequence GTGTCAGATTCGGCCAATCCCCCCCAGCAGGTTTCGCACCAGCCGGTGCCCGCCGCCCCGCCTGCGGCCCTCAAGGGCGCGCGGGTCTCCGTGCTGCTCGTTCTGGCCGCGCTCTTCGTGGTGGCGGCCTGGCAGGCCCCTGCGGGTCAACTGCGCGTGCCGCTTGCCGCGATCGGGCTTTCGATGCTTGGGGCGGTTTTGGTCGTTCTGATTTCCAGCTTGCGGCAATCACGCCAGCAGAAAAGCCAGCTCGCTATCATCGCCGCCTTCATCGAGCATGACGCGGCCCCCAGCTTCGTGACGGATGTGGATGGGGCCGTGCGCCATGGCAATGCGGCCGCGCAGGCGCTTTATCCGCTCGCCCTCGGCAAGCCGCTCTCCAGCATCTTCCGCGCCGTTTTCGCGCGGCCCGAACATGTGATGCAGGCCTTACATAAAAAGGCCCAGGCCGAAGGCAGCGCGCGCGAGGATGTGGTGACGCGCAAGGGCCACATGCGGCTCATGGTGCACCGGCTGGCGGAGGAAGGGTTCCTCTGGCGGTTCGAGGATGTTTTTGCAACTCATGCCAACGGGCAGGGCACCGATGGGATCGCGCTTCCAATGCTCATGGCCAGCGGCAAGGGCACGATCCTGTTCATGAACGAAGCCATGCGGCGCATCGTTGGCCGCCGTGTGCGCGGGCTTTCAGAGCTTCTGGACGCCGATGCGGCAGAGGCCTCCGGGCGCTGCCGGATCCACGGTCAGGATGGCCCGCTCTGGGTGGATGTGCTGCGTATTGAAGGCGCGGGAAACCGGCAGGAGGTGTATTTTCTGCCACCGGGCGATACCGCGCCCGAAGGCGAGCCCCTGCGCTCGGTGGATGTGGAACTGCTTCCGGTGGCGGCCCTGCTTCTGGATGCGCAGGGCAATGTTGCCCATATGAACCGGCGCGCGCGCGCACTGCTGCCGCAGAGCCTCCGCGCGAAACCGGCGCTTGAGGATCTGTTGAAGGGAGTCGTTCGCCCGATGGCGGATTGGGTGGCCACGGCCTCCCGCCCCAGTGAGCGGCAGAAGGCCGAGCTTCTGAAGATCGCGAATGTGCCGGAGGAGCGGTTTGTTCATGCCACCATCGCGGCGGCGGAACGCGAAGGGCTTCGGCTAATCGTGCTCAACGACGCTACAGAGCTGAAAACGCTGGAGGCGCAGTTCGTCCAGAGCCAGAAGATGCAGGCCATTGGCCAGTTGGCAGGTGGGGTTGCCCATGATTTCAACAACTTGCTCACCGCGATTTCCGGCCACTGCGATCTGCTTTTGCTCAAACACGCCAAGGATGATCCGGATTACGCCGACCTCGAACAGATCGCCCAGAACGCGAACCGCGCGGCCAGCCTTGTTGGCCAGCTTCTGGCCTTTTCGCGCAAGCAGAAGATGCGGCTGGAAAAAGTGGATCTGCGGGCGTGCCTGTCGGATCTGACCCATCTGCTGAACCGGCTGGTGGGTGAGAAAGTGCGCCTGAGTTTCAATCACGATCCCGATGTCGGCCTCGTGAAGGCCGATGTGCGCCAGATCGAACAGGTGATGATGAACCTCGTGGTGAACGCGCGCGACGCCATGCCAGACGGCGGCACAATCGCCATCGAGACGACGAGCCGCACGATCCGCGCACCACTGCAAAAGGGCCGCGCTGAAATTCCACCGGGCAATTACTCGATTATCCGCGTGATCGACAGCGGCACTGGGATTCCAGCCGAAAACCTCGACAAGGTGTTTGAGCCGTTTTTCACCAGCAAGGCCACAGGCGAGGGCACCGGGCTCGGCTTGTCTACGGTCTACGGGATCATCAAGCAAAGCGGCGGATTTGTCTTTGCGGAAAGCGCGCCCGGGCAGGGGGCCTGTTTCTCGATCTACCTGCCGTCGGTCGACCCCGAACTGGAGACGGAGATCGCGCCGGCCATGGCGGAGGTGCGTGAAAAAGCGGCCAGCCCGGTGGAGCAGGGCGTGGTTTTGCTTGTGGAGGACGAAGAGCCGGTGCGGGCCTTCGCCTCGCGGGCCCTGCGTCTGCGCGGTTATACTGTGCTGGAGGCGGAAGATGCCGAAAGCGCCAAGCGGATCCTCGCGGATGAGGCGCTTAAGGTGGATGTTTTCGTGTCCGATGTGATCATGCCCGGGCAGAACGGCCCTGCCTGGGTTCGAGAAGCGCTCGTGAAACGGCCGGGTGTGAAGGTGGTTTTCGTGTCTGGCTACGCGGAGGCCGAATTGTCAGAAGTCGATGAACAGATCCCGAATTCGGTGTTCCTGCCCAAACCGTTCTCGCTCAACGATCTGACGGCGACAGTGCACCGCCAGTTGCATTAG